A part of Scleropages formosus chromosome 3, fSclFor1.1, whole genome shotgun sequence genomic DNA contains:
- the LOC108935258 gene encoding activated CDC42 kinase 1-like isoform X4, translating to MSKVFSGKRPDGDFQVQPANTFRKPSSTPPPGEGQQQALTCLISDKDLALFEKLGDGSFGVVKRGEWLAPTGKVLSVAVKCLKTDVLTQPDALDDFIREVNAMHSLDHQNLIRLYGVVLTHPMKMITELAPLGSLLDRLRKAQGHFLISTLCQYAIQIASGMAYLESRRFIHRDLAARNILLASNDLVKIGDFGLMRALPNNDDHYVMQEHRKVPFAWCAPESLKTRTFSHASDTWMFGVTLWEMYTYGQEPWLGLNGSQILHKMDKEGERLPKPEDCPQDIYNVMLQCWAQKPDDRPTFMALREFLVETMPTDMRALQDFEEPDKLLIQVSDVITIIEGRAENYWWRGQNKRTLKVGQFPRNAVTSVAGLSAHDISRPLKHSFIHTGHGDTNPHRCWGFPDKIDDLYLGNPMDPPDILGMDPNTARPTQLPGRAKKPCYDPVANDDDVGMLGLKRLSLKKSAVKGLKLKPAAWVSASKLGDRQGSGARTPGTPSGEVSLIDFEEEIPSATPSPSPVVEMQFPSLAKLVLEADSILDKTPPQSPSRTLPRPLHPTPVVDWDARPLPPPPAYDDVAQDEEDIEVSSINEAEQQMGAENLTEAGHSNEHNPLGAPPPDVEIGKPWVEDNLFLPCNKTQNSNFSQSVEIFQELQQECMRRLKVPVNACPPSTATSPSFSSSPQGPDSMHHQIILSPSEERPQVPPRMPIPPRPAKRTEQGRWSGDLSPASGGEEDRDCPPQIPPRDPLSQPGSRTPSPMGLLVGSPQQRSSLCSHLSTSPGKLMPTTQSFASDPKYASPKVIQAQGRDAARGPCILPIVRDGRKASNTHYYLLPERPAYLDRYDRFFREVEDPAGERRAAHTATVRPMVQVTMTTTTTQGDIKTNFSSNNNNSSFSGRSALRPSCSLPRVCSDGQAGGPDGGSTVDKLRLVQEAVHGVTMEECQTALQNHNWNVQKAVHYLKVEQLFCLGLKTRAECLKILETCDWNLERASTQLLDPYAALRQKR from the exons ATGAGCAAG GTGTTCAGTGGGAAGCGACCTGATGGCGATTTCCAAGTTCAGCCAGCAAACACCTTCCGTAAGCCATCGTCCACACCACCCCCTGGTGAAGGACAGCAACAAGCGCTAACCTGCCTGATTAGTGACAAAGACCTGGCTCTCTTTGAGAAGCTGGGTGATGGCTCCTTCGGCGTGGTTAAGCGTGGAGAGTGGCTTGCTCCTACAGGCAAAGTG CTCAGCGTGGCTGTGAAGTGCCTGAAGACAGATGTTCTGACCCAGCCTGATGCCCTGGATGACTTCATCCGAGAGGTCAATGCCATGCATTCGTTAGACCACCAGAACCTCATCCGGCTCTACGGTGTTGTCCTCACACACCCCATGAAGATG ATAACAGAGCTTGCCCCTCTGGGCTCCCTGCTTGATCGCCTGCGGAAGGCTCAGGGCCACTTCTTGATCTCCACACTATGCCAGTATGCCATCCAGATCGCTAGTGGGATGGCCTACCTGGAGTCTCGCCGCTTCATCCACCGTGACCTGGCTGCCCGGAACATTTTGCTGGCCTCCAATGACCTTGTCAAGATAGGAGATTTCGGCCTCATGAGGGCACTGCCCAACAATGACGACCACTATGTCATGCAGGAACATCGCAAGGTCCCATTTGCCTG GTGTGCTCCTGAGAGCCTGAAGACGCGCACGTTTTCTCACGCCAGTGACACCTGGATGTTTGGTGTGACCCTATGGGAGATGTACACCTACGGTCAAGAACCATGGCTGGGACTGAATGGCAGTCAG ATTCTCCACAAGATGGACAAGGAGGGCGAGCGGCTGCCCAAACCAGAGGACTGTCCTCAGGACATCTACAATGTCATGCTTCAGTGCTGGGCCCAGAAGCCTGATGATAGGCCAACCTTCATGGCCCTGCGTGAGTTCCTAGTGGAG ACCATGCCCACTGACATGAGGGCCCTGCAGGACTTTGAAGAACCAGACAAACTGCTAATCCAGGTGTCTGATGTCATCACCATCATTGAGGGAAG GGCAGAGAATTACTGGTGGCGGGGTCAGAACAAGCGCACCCTGAAGGTAGGCCAGTTCCCCAGGAATGCTGTGACCTCTGTGGCTGGCTTGTCAGCCCATGATATCAGCCGTCCACTCAAGCACAGCTTCATCCACACGGGCCATGGCGACACCAACCCTCACCGCTGCTGGGGCTTCCCTGACAAAATTGATGA TTTGTACCTGGGAAACCCAATGGATCCCCCGGATATCCTGGGCATGGATCCAAACACTGCCCGGCCTACTCAACTTCCTGGACGTGCAAAAA AACCATGTTACGACCCAGTGGCCAACGATGACGATGTCGGCATGTTGGGCCTGAAACGGCTTTCACTGAAGAAATCTGCAGTCAAGGGTTTAAAGCTGAAGCCAGCTGCCTGGGTGTCAGCCAGCAAGCTAGGAGACCGCCAAGGTTCTGGGGCCAGGACTCCAGGGACCCCCTCTGGTGAGGTGTCCCTTATAGACTTTGAGGAAGAGATCCCCTCTGCAACACCTTCCCCCTCTCCTGTTGTGGAGATGCAGTTCCCAAGTCTGGCCAAACTGGTCTTGGAGGCAGACTCCATTTTGGACAAGACGCCTCCCCAAAGCCCCTCACGGACACTGCCCCGCCCCTTGCACCCAACTCCTGTTGTGGATTGGGATGCCCGGCCATtgcccccacctccagcttacGATGATGTGGCACAAGATGAGGAGGACATTGAGGTGAGCTCAATTAATGAGGCAGAGCAACAGATGGGGGCAGAGAACCTAACAGAGGCAGGACACAGCAATGAGCACAACCCACTGGGAGCTCCACCTCCTGATGTGGAGATAGGAAAGCCATGGGTGGAGGATAACCTGTTCCTCCCTTGCAATAAGACCCAAAACAGTAACTTTTCCCAGTCTGTGGAGATCTTCcaggaactgcagcaggaatgCATGAGGAGGCTGAAGGTACCAGTAAATGCTTGCCCCCCATCCACTGCTacctccccttccttctcctcaAGCCCCCAAGGTCCAGACAGTATGCACCACCAGATCATCCTGTCTCCCTCTGAAGAAAGACCTCAGGTACCACCCCGCATGCCCATCCCACCACGTCCTGCCAAGCGCACTGAGCAGGGCCGCTGGTCAGGAGACCTCTCCCCAGCCTCAGGGGGTGAGGAGGATAGGGACTGCCCCCCCCAGATACCTCCACGGGACCCTCTGTCTCAGCCTGGCTCTCGCACACCCAGTCCCATGGGTCTCTTGGTAGGCTCCCCTCAGCAACGCTCAAGTCTCTGCTCCCATCTTTCCACCTCTCCTGGAAAACTCATGCCCACCACCCAGAGTTTTGCCTCTGACCCCAAGTATGCCTCGCCCAAGGTGATACAAGCACAAGGCAGGGATGCTGCCAGGGGACCCTGCATCCTACCCATTGTGCGGGATGGCAGGAAGGCTAGCAACACACACTACTACCTCCTGCCTGAGCGGCCGGCCTACTTGGACAGGTACGACAGGTTCTTCCGGGAGGTGGAGGACCCAGCGGGGGAACGACGGGCAGCCCATACTGCTACAGTTCGGCCCATGGTGCAGGtgacgatgacgacgacgacaacaCAAGGTGACATCAAGACCAACTTCTcctcaaacaacaacaacagcagcttcAGTGGCAGGTCTGCCCTGAGACCATCCTGCAGCCTACCGAGGGTGTGCTCTGATGGGCAGGCAGGGGGCCCAGATGGGGGCAGCACTGTGGACAAGTTGCGGCTG GTGCAGGAGGCAGTCCACGGTGTGACAATGGAAGAGTGTCAGACAGCTCTGCAGAACCACAACTGGAATGTGCAGAAGGCCGTGCACTATCTGAAG